The Thermoplasmata archaeon genome includes a region encoding these proteins:
- a CDS encoding 50S ribosomal protein L18: MHRTYKVQMRRKREGKTDYRFRLKMLRSELPRAVVRKTNKNVIVQVFEFNLKGDKVLASASGFELRKKFGFQGNTDTTPASYLAGYLAGKRALKNNVSEAVLDIGFHSPTKGARVFAALKGLLDAGIEIPHQEEKLPDEYRIHGKHLKNFDPNQVEEIKKKIDNGGAV, encoded by the coding sequence ATGCACCGAACATATAAGGTTCAGATGAGAAGAAAAAGAGAGGGCAAAACCGACTACAGGTTCCGTCTCAAAATGCTGCGCTCAGAGTTGCCAAGAGCAGTCGTAAGAAAAACAAACAAAAATGTCATTGTTCAGGTTTTTGAATTTAACCTAAAAGGTGACAAGGTCCTGGCATCAGCTAGCGGATTTGAGTTGAGGAAGAAGTTCGGTTTTCAGGGAAACACAGATACCACACCTGCAAGCTATCTTGCGGGGTATCTCGCTGGCAAGAGAGCTCTCAAAAACAATGTATCGGAGGCAGTTCTTGACATTGGTTTTCACTCCCCAACAAAGGGTGCGAGGGTGTTTGCGGCCTTGAAAGGGTTGCTAGATGCAGGTATTGAAATCCCACATCAGGAGGAGAAGCTTCCTGACGAATATCGGATTCACGGAAAGCATCTCAAAAACTTTGATCCCAATCAGGTCGAAGAGATAAAAAAGAAAATTGATAATGGAGGTGCGGTATGA